A genomic segment from Actinomadura hallensis encodes:
- a CDS encoding DUF397 domain-containing protein yields the protein MDLRNAEWRKARRSLSNGGECVELAGVSGAVAVRDSKNPDGPILLLTRAALRTAVQSAAPAR from the coding sequence ATGGACTTGAGGAACGCCGAGTGGCGTAAGGCCCGCCGAAGCCTGAGCAACGGCGGTGAGTGCGTCGAGTTGGCTGGGGTGTCCGGTGCGGTGGCGGTGCGAGACAGCAAGAACCCGGACGGCCCCATCCTCCTGCTGACCCGCGCGGCCCTGCGCACGGCCGTCCAGTCCGCCGCCCCGGCCCGCTGA